The Echinicola jeungdonensis genome segment ATAAACTTCTGCATCACCCTTTTAATCTTACTTAGCTCATTCATTAGGTTTACTTTAGTATGCAGCCTTCCTGCAGTATCCACAATAACCACATCAGCCTCCATGTCCACTGCCTTCTTCACTGTATCAAATGCCACTGAGGCGGGATCTGCATTCATGCCATGGGAAATAACCGGTACATCTACCCGCTCACCCCATAGCAACAACTGGTCTACTGCAGCAGCCCTAAAAGTATCGGCTGCACCCAACACTACAGATTTCCCCGCAGATTTAAACTGGTGAGCCAACTTTCCAATGGTGGTGGTTTTTCCCACGCCATTAACACCTACGACCATAATCACATAGGGCTTTTTATCCGCTGGAAGCTCAAAATTGGTCAGGTCTTTTATATTGCTTTCCTCCAGGAGACCTACAATTTCTTCTCTTAAAATTTTATCCAATTCCGTGGTATTGACATATTTGTCCTTCGCCACACGCTCTTCTATCCTCTTGATGATTTTAAGAGTAGTGTCCACGCCTACATCAGAAGTAATTAAAATCTCCTCAAGTTCATCCAGCACATCATCATCCACTTTGGATTTGCCGACAACAGCTTTTCCAAGTTTAGAAAAAAGGTTTTCACTGGTTTTTTGGAGGCCTTTATCCAGGCTTTCCTTTTTATCTTTAGAAAAAAATCCAAAAATTCCCATAGTGCTTATAAATTAGACCTGAATATAATCATAAAATCCCTCCCGAAAAGCATCAGGAGGGATTTTCAATATGCATTACGATTTAGCAAGGCAAATTATTTCTTTAAAGTTTCCTGCACCATAGTGGTGGGAACCATTTCTTCTCTGAAAGTGTATGCACCGGTTTTTTCAGACTTAACTGCTTTGATCACCTTAGCATATGATACGCCACCTTCTTTCTTCAGGGTTGCTACTACTTTTTTCGCCATATCTTTGAGGTTTTATGGTCAAACCAAAAGGCCCGACACGTATCCTTAAAATTATTTAATTTCCTTATGAACCGTTACTTTCTTCAGGATAGGATTGTATTTCTTCAATTCCAATCGCTCAGTAGTATTTTTTCGGTTTTTAGTCGTGATATATCTTGAAGTTCCTGGAACACCACTGCTTTTATGCTCGGTACATTCCAAAATCACTTGCACTCTGTTACCTTTCTTAGCCATCGCTCTATCTATTTATTGATCCGGAAAATTACTTAATGATAATATGTCCTTCTGCCTGAGCTTCTTTCAATACAGCACTGATGCCTTTTTTATTGATAGTTCTCAATGCCTTTGAGGATACCTTCAACGTGATCCAAGCATCCTTTTCTGGCACGTAAAAACTTTTCTTATGCAGGTTAGGATAAAACTTACGCTTGGTCTTGTTGTTCGCATGCGATACATTATTACCTACTCGAGGTCTCTTACCGGTGATGTCACAAACTTTTGCCATGATATATGATCGTAATTTTTAAAGACGTTTTTCTAATTGAGTTTGCAAATATCGCAAGTTTTCAGAAATAACCAAAGATGCCAAACAAAATAATTGGCTAAATAGTTGTAATTCATATTCCTGAGCGTGAAGAAAAGCCCCTCAAAAACAATCCCAAACGAAAACACGATCTTTTGGCCTTTCCTTCAGATATCCAATGGCCTTTTATTATATTTGTTAGAGACCCTTGGGGCAAAGCCCAATATAACACAATTATAAAACAAAAAAGCTTATGATGGAATCAATAACATCCAGCCAACAGGCTATCGATCTGGAAAAAAAATTTGGCGCCCATAACTACCACCCGCTCCCTGTGGTACTGACCAAAGGGGAAGGGGTTCATGTCTGGGATGTGGAAGGCAAAAAGTATTACGACTTTCTTTCCTCCTATTCAGCAGTAAACCAAGGGCATTGCCATCCACGGATCAAAGAAGCCTTGGTAGAACAAGCCGGAATCCTTACCCTTACCTCCAGGGCATTTCACAATGATATCTTGGGCATTTTTGAAAAATTCATGTCAGATTATTTTGGTTTTGACAAGACCCTGCCCATGAACACCGGTGTAGAAGGTGTTGAAACTGCTATTAAAATTGCCAGAAAATGGGGGTATGAAAAGAAAGGAATCCCCGAAAATGAAGCTTTAGTCATTGTGGCCGAAAATAATTTCCACGGAAGGACCACTACGGTACTATCCTTTTCCAATGATGAAAATGCCAGAAAGCATTTTGGACCTTACACACCAGGTTTTATATCTGTCCCATATGATGATCCCGAAGCTCTGGAGAAAACCCTCGAAAAACATCATGAAAAAGTAGCTGCTTTTCTGGTCGAACCTGTCCAAGGTGAGGCTGGGGTTTTCGTTCCTCAAGATGGATACTTAAAAAAGGTACAGGCATTGTGCAAAAAATACAATACCATTTTTATAGCCGACG includes the following:
- the ftsY gene encoding signal recognition particle-docking protein FtsY produces the protein MGIFGFFSKDKKESLDKGLQKTSENLFSKLGKAVVGKSKVDDDVLDELEEILITSDVGVDTTLKIIKRIEERVAKDKYVNTTELDKILREEIVGLLEESNIKDLTNFELPADKKPYVIMVVGVNGVGKTTTIGKLAHQFKSAGKSVVLGAADTFRAAAVDQLLLWGERVDVPVISHGMNADPASVAFDTVKKAVDMEADVVIVDTAGRLHTKVNLMNELSKIKRVMQKFIPEAPHEILLVLDGSTGQNAFIQAKEFTKATEINALAITKLDGTAKGGVVIGISDQFKIPVKYIGVGEKVTDLQIFNRVEFVDSLFKQKL
- a CDS encoding DUF4295 domain-containing protein, whose amino-acid sequence is MAKKVVATLKKEGGVSYAKVIKAVKSEKTGAYTFREEMVPTTMVQETLKK
- the rpmG gene encoding 50S ribosomal protein L33, yielding MAKKGNRVQVILECTEHKSSGVPGTSRYITTKNRKNTTERLELKKYNPILKKVTVHKEIK
- the rpmB gene encoding 50S ribosomal protein L28, encoding MAKVCDITGKRPRVGNNVSHANNKTKRKFYPNLHKKSFYVPEKDAWITLKVSSKALRTINKKGISAVLKEAQAEGHIIIK
- the rocD gene encoding ornithine--oxo-acid transaminase, producing the protein MMESITSSQQAIDLEKKFGAHNYHPLPVVLTKGEGVHVWDVEGKKYYDFLSSYSAVNQGHCHPRIKEALVEQAGILTLTSRAFHNDILGIFEKFMSDYFGFDKTLPMNTGVEGVETAIKIARKWGYEKKGIPENEALVIVAENNFHGRTTTVLSFSNDENARKHFGPYTPGFISVPYDDPEALEKTLEKHHEKVAAFLVEPVQGEAGVFVPQDGYLKKVQALCKKYNTIFIADEIQTGIARTGKLLACNHEDVKPDMLVLGKAISGGFYPVSAVLADTPIMEVIQPGQHGSTFGGNPLGTRVAMAALNVVRDEKLAENADKMGKLFRERMQNLADKSDWVKLVRGKGLLNAILINDSPESTTAWDICIALRDHGLLAKPTHGNIIRFAPPLIITEEQVHDCCDIIEKAISGFKK